In Pyrus communis chromosome 8, drPyrComm1.1, whole genome shotgun sequence, one genomic interval encodes:
- the LOC137741629 gene encoding scarecrow-like protein 18: MLMGSFNSSHIQQQQQQDHLNHPNNNNISDLQLYHHHLHHHHISDQPPLIMSTSPSISPTHLRHLLITCAELISHLDFPSAHRLISLLSSNSSPFGDSTERLTHHFVKALCFRLNINPNYSPTTIGPLTALTNAASASASSSSNYLFLPVLQEEEDNNEEALHSCYLTLNQITPFIRFSHLTANQAILEAIDASHLSIHILDFDIMHGVQWPPLMQALVERSYNSPLHPPPTLRITATGRDLTLLLRTGERLLRFAQSLGLAFQFHPLVLNNTSRPSDLISPSTLGLHQNEVLAVNCVLYLHTLVTDDSRDLFLFLQKIKSLNPKVFTIANKEANHNNHLFFNRFVEALDHYGAVFDSLEATLPPNSRERLVVEEWFGREIKDVVGIEGEKRKQRHESYETFWEVVLRRAGFENVPLSPFALSQAKLLLRLHYPSEGYQLRIFNDSFFLGWQNRPLFSVSSWH; this comes from the coding sequence ATGCTCATGGGCTCATTCAATTCTTCCCAtatccaacaacaacaacaacaagatCATCTAAACCacccaaacaacaacaacatctcAGATCTACAACTAtatcaccaccacctccaccaccatcaCATTTCTGATCAGCCTCCGTTGATTATGTCAACGTCACCAAGCATTTCACCAACCCACCTCCGCCACTTACTCATTACCTGCGCCGAGCTCATTTCCCACCTCGATTTCCCTTCAGCCCACCGCCTCATTTCTCTCTTATCCTCAAACTCCTCCCCCTTCGGAGACTCCACTGAAAGACTAACCCACCATTTTGTAAAAGCCCTCTGTTTCCGCCTCAATATAAACCCTAATTACTCTCCCACTACTATTGGCCCACTGACAGCTCTCACAAATGCGGCCAGTGCGTCCGCATCCTCCTCCTCCAACTACTTGTTTTTGCCAGTGTTACAAGAGGAGGAGGACAACAACGAGGAGGCACTCCACTCGTGTTACCTAACCCTAAACCAGATAACCCCATTCATCCGGTTTAGCCACTTGACGGCCAATCAAGCCATCCTCGAAGCCATAGACGCATCTCATCTCTCAATCCACATCCTCGACTTCGACATCATGCACGGCGTCCAGTGGCCCCCACTTATGCAGGCCCTTGTCGAGCGGTCCTACAACTCCCCACTCCACCCGCCCCCCACGCTTCGAATCACCGCCACCGGCCGCGACCTCACTCTCCTCCTCAGGACCGGCGAGCGTCTCTTGAGATTCGCTCAGTCACTCGGCCTCGCCTTCCAATTCCACCCCCTCGTCCTAAACAACACATCCCGGCCGTCGGACTTAATCTCCCCCTCAACCCTCGGCCTCCACCAAAACGAAGTCCTAGCCGTCAACTGCGTCCTCTACCTGCACACCCTAGTCACGGACGACTCACGtgacctcttcctcttcctccagAAGATCAAGTCATTAAACCCAAAAGTTTTCACCATCGCCAATAAAGAAGCCAACCACAACAACCATCTCTTCTTCAACCGGTTCGTGGAGGCTCTAGACCACTACGGCGCCGTCTTCGATTCCCTCGAGGCGACGCTGCCGCCCAACAGCCGGGAAAGGCTGGTGGTTGAGGAGTGGTTCGGGAGGGAGATTAAGGACGTTGTGGGAATCGAAGGAGAGAAGAGGAAGCAGCGGCATGAGAGTTACGAGACATTTTGGGAGGTGGTGCTGCGGAGGGCGGGTTTCGAGAATGTACCGTTGAGTCCATTTGCGCTTTCGCAGGCGAAGCTTCTGCTGCGGCTTCATTATCCTTCTGAGGGTTACCAGCTGAGGATTTTCAATGACTCTTTTTTCTTAGGTTGGCAGAACCGTCCCCTTTTCTCTGTTTCTTCTTGGCACTAA